In Streptomyces canus, one DNA window encodes the following:
- a CDS encoding xanthine dehydrogenase family protein molybdopterin-binding subunit: MSNEAATATTAAEAAPAPEPIPHGIGVSLPPADARAKTEGTFPYAADLWAEGLLWAAVLRSPHAHARIVSIDTSHAREMPGVRAVVTHEDVPGSPVHGRGRADRPVFASEVVRHHGEPIAAVAADHPDTARMAAAAVIVEYEVLEPVTDPEQAFEAEPLHPDGNLVRHIPLQHGDPSATGEIVVEGQYRIGRQDPAPIGAEAGLAVPRPDGGVELYLASTDPHADRDTAAACYGLEPERVKVVVTGVPGATADREDQGFQLPLGLLALKTGCPVKLTATREESFLGHVHRHPTLLRYRHHADAEGKLVKVEAQILLDAGAYADTSSEALAAAVGFACGPYVVPNAFIEGWAVRTNNPPSGHVRGEGAMQVCAAYEAQMDKLAKKLGVDPAELRLRNALATGDILPTGQTVTCPAPVAELLQAVRDFPLPALPKDTPEDEWLLPGGPEGAGEPGAIRRGVGYGLGMVHMLGAEGADEVSTATVRVQDGVATVLCAAVETGQGFTTLARQIVQETLGIDEVHVAPVDTDQPPAGPGCRGRHTWVSGGAVERAAKMVRTQLLQPLAHKFGMSTELLQITDGKITSYDGVLSTTVTEAMDGKELWATAQCRPHPTEPLNEAGQGDAFVGMAFCAIRAVVDVDIELGSVRVVELALAQDVGRILNPAQLEARIEAGVTQGVGIALTENLRSARGLIRHPDLTGYALPTALDAPEIRIVKLVEERDVVAPFGAKAASAVPVVTSPAAVASAVRAATGRPVNRLPIRPQAAVVTDR, from the coding sequence GTGAGCAACGAAGCCGCCACCGCGACCACCGCCGCGGAGGCAGCACCCGCCCCCGAGCCGATTCCGCACGGCATCGGCGTCTCTCTGCCGCCCGCCGACGCCCGCGCGAAGACCGAGGGCACCTTCCCGTACGCGGCCGACCTGTGGGCCGAGGGCCTGCTGTGGGCGGCCGTCCTGCGCTCGCCCCACGCGCACGCGCGCATCGTGTCCATCGACACCTCCCACGCGCGTGAGATGCCCGGAGTCCGTGCGGTCGTCACGCACGAGGACGTGCCCGGCAGCCCGGTGCACGGCCGCGGCAGGGCCGACCGTCCGGTCTTCGCCTCCGAGGTCGTACGCCATCACGGCGAGCCCATCGCCGCCGTCGCCGCCGACCACCCCGACACCGCGCGCATGGCCGCGGCCGCCGTCATCGTCGAGTACGAGGTCCTCGAGCCGGTCACGGACCCGGAGCAGGCCTTCGAGGCCGAGCCCCTGCACCCCGACGGCAACCTGGTCCGGCACATCCCGCTCCAGCACGGCGACCCCTCCGCGACCGGCGAGATCGTCGTCGAGGGCCAGTACCGCATCGGCCGCCAGGACCCCGCCCCCATCGGCGCCGAGGCCGGCCTCGCCGTGCCCCGTCCCGACGGCGGCGTCGAGCTCTACCTGGCCTCCACCGACCCGCACGCGGACCGCGACACGGCCGCCGCCTGCTACGGACTCGAGCCCGAGCGCGTCAAGGTCGTCGTCACCGGCGTCCCCGGCGCCACCGCCGACCGCGAGGACCAGGGCTTCCAGCTCCCGCTCGGCCTCCTCGCGCTCAAGACCGGCTGCCCGGTCAAGCTGACGGCCACGCGCGAGGAGTCCTTCCTCGGCCATGTGCACCGTCATCCCACCCTGCTGAGATACCGCCACCACGCCGACGCCGAGGGCAAGCTGGTCAAGGTCGAGGCGCAGATCCTGCTCGACGCGGGCGCCTACGCCGACACCTCCTCGGAGGCCCTGGCCGCCGCCGTGGGCTTCGCCTGCGGGCCGTACGTCGTCCCGAACGCCTTCATCGAGGGCTGGGCCGTCCGCACCAACAACCCGCCCTCCGGCCATGTCCGCGGGGAGGGCGCGATGCAGGTGTGCGCCGCCTACGAGGCGCAGATGGACAAGCTGGCCAAGAAGCTGGGCGTCGACCCGGCCGAACTGCGTCTGCGCAACGCCCTCGCCACCGGCGACATACTCCCGACCGGCCAGACGGTCACCTGCCCCGCGCCGGTCGCCGAACTGCTCCAGGCCGTACGCGACTTCCCGCTGCCCGCCCTCCCCAAGGACACCCCCGAGGACGAGTGGCTGCTGCCCGGCGGCCCCGAGGGCGCGGGCGAACCGGGCGCGATCCGCAGGGGTGTCGGCTACGGCCTCGGCATGGTGCACATGCTCGGCGCGGAGGGCGCGGACGAGGTCTCCACGGCGACCGTACGGGTCCAGGACGGCGTCGCCACGGTGCTCTGCGCGGCCGTCGAGACCGGCCAGGGGTTCACCACCCTGGCCCGCCAGATCGTCCAGGAGACGCTCGGGATCGACGAGGTCCATGTGGCCCCCGTCGACACCGACCAGCCCCCCGCCGGGCCGGGCTGCCGCGGCCGGCACACCTGGGTCTCGGGCGGCGCGGTCGAGCGCGCGGCCAAGATGGTCCGCACCCAGCTGCTCCAGCCCCTGGCCCACAAGTTCGGCATGTCCACCGAACTGCTCCAGATCACCGACGGCAAGATCACCTCGTACGACGGAGTCCTGTCGACGACCGTCACCGAGGCCATGGACGGCAAGGAACTGTGGGCCACCGCCCAGTGCCGGCCGCACCCGACGGAACCCCTCAACGAGGCCGGCCAGGGCGACGCCTTCGTCGGCATGGCGTTCTGCGCGATCCGCGCGGTGGTCGACGTCGACATCGAACTCGGCTCCGTCCGTGTGGTCGAGCTCGCGCTCGCCCAGGACGTCGGCCGGATCCTCAACCCCGCCCAGCTGGAGGCCCGTATCGAAGCGGGCGTCACCCAGGGAGTCGGGATAGCGCTCACGGAGAACCTGCGCAGCGCGCGCGGGCTGATCCGCCACCCGGACCTCACCGGGTACGCCCTGCCGACGGCCCTGGACGCGCCGGAGATCCGGATCGTCAAGCTGGTCGAGGAACGGGACGTGGTCGCCCCGTTCGGGGCGAAGGCGGCCAGCGCGGTGCCGGTGGTCACGTCCCCGGCGGCCGTCGCGTCGGCCGTACGGGCCGCGACGGGCCGTCCCGTGAACCGGCTCCCGATACGCCCGCAGGCCGCGGTCGTGACCGACCGATGA
- a CDS encoding SUKH-4 family immunity protein translates to MSTTDAAVAAIRLTEDELHPYISHVSTRRWLSGPGLPGESDLFTFEELRREGLRTVADATADPGGRLSQELCDQLVIGGLTDLQGRERESVLLDGVTGEVSTTAFFHARPDLMDRTPLAPSLPTLVRFATATDELTEVRGQFAAYAGRFGPTAVEDATRQLLTVFEEGTGGEVPTFWKIAALIRPLALVAGPGTASGLALDLPPRLLDQEFGRSHVVRFEDIDFPSTLTHAPTRRFLAETGLPEDGVLFHTDPDAPLPTLAEHRAEQLVALPPRAEHLIVLGHLIEDNTLVVDGETGAVLNWSEREATLHPLNTDISTLAFTLWLLHRERQIDESLAHELTNTLYVQVAKTMVRALSTIDPTGTTTDADWHYWTELFQDEVGGVL, encoded by the coding sequence ATGAGCACGACCGATGCCGCCGTAGCGGCGATCAGACTGACCGAGGACGAACTGCATCCGTACATCTCGCATGTGTCGACCCGCCGCTGGCTCAGCGGCCCCGGACTGCCCGGCGAAAGCGACCTGTTCACCTTCGAGGAGCTGCGCCGCGAGGGCCTGCGGACGGTCGCGGACGCGACGGCCGACCCGGGCGGGCGGCTCAGCCAGGAGTTGTGCGACCAGCTGGTGATCGGCGGGCTGACGGATCTGCAGGGCAGGGAGCGGGAGTCGGTCCTGCTCGACGGCGTCACGGGCGAGGTCTCGACGACGGCGTTCTTCCACGCCCGCCCGGACCTGATGGACCGCACCCCGCTGGCCCCCTCTCTGCCCACCCTGGTCCGCTTCGCGACGGCGACGGACGAACTGACCGAGGTGCGCGGCCAGTTCGCGGCGTACGCCGGCCGCTTCGGTCCCACGGCCGTGGAGGACGCGACGCGTCAGCTGCTGACGGTGTTCGAGGAGGGCACGGGCGGCGAGGTGCCGACGTTCTGGAAGATCGCGGCCCTGATCCGCCCCCTGGCCCTGGTGGCGGGTCCGGGCACGGCGTCCGGCCTGGCCCTGGACCTCCCGCCGCGCCTGCTGGACCAGGAGTTCGGCCGCAGCCACGTCGTCCGCTTCGAGGACATCGACTTCCCGTCCACGCTCACGCACGCCCCGACCCGCCGCTTCCTGGCGGAGACGGGCCTGCCCGAGGACGGCGTCCTCTTCCACACCGACCCGGACGCCCCGCTGCCGACCCTCGCCGAGCACCGGGCCGAGCAGCTGGTCGCCCTCCCGCCCCGCGCCGAACACCTGATCGTCCTCGGCCACCTGATCGAGGACAACACCCTCGTGGTCGACGGCGAGACGGGCGCGGTCCTGAACTGGAGCGAGCGGGAAGCGACCCTCCACCCCCTCAACACGGACATCTCCACCCTCGCCTTCACCCTCTGGCTCCTGCACCGGGAGCGCCAGATAGACGAGTCGCTCGCCCACGAGCTGACGAACACGCTGTACGTCCAGGTCGCCAAGACGATGGTCCGCGCCCTGTCCACCATCGACCCGACGGGCACGACGACGGACGCCGACTGGCACTACTGGACGGAGCTGTTCCAGGACGAGGTGGGCGGCGTGCTCTGA
- a CDS encoding FABP family protein, with protein sequence MVESVAEPPFPDALGADDAPGPHPLLEPVLGFLGAWRGRGRGGYPTLDGDFAYAQEVSFRHDGRPFLRYEARAWLLDGDGAPLRPAARESGWWRLQADGRVEALVTQPTGITEILVGHAGEGAVDLSTHSVALTPTAKDVTATRRRYTLGDGDADTFTFVHDLAAVGQPLQHHLSATLRRAVGQSTPPTSSWNSSVQ encoded by the coding sequence GTGGTCGAGAGTGTGGCGGAGCCTCCCTTTCCCGATGCCCTGGGGGCGGATGACGCGCCTGGGCCGCATCCGCTGCTCGAGCCCGTGCTCGGGTTTCTGGGGGCGTGGCGGGGGCGGGGCCGAGGTGGGTATCCGACGCTCGACGGCGACTTCGCTTACGCGCAGGAGGTCAGCTTCCGACACGACGGGCGTCCCTTTCTCCGGTACGAGGCGCGGGCCTGGCTGCTCGACGGGGACGGGGCGCCGTTGCGGCCCGCGGCCCGGGAGAGCGGGTGGTGGCGGCTTCAGGCGGACGGCCGGGTGGAGGCACTGGTCACCCAGCCCACCGGCATCACCGAGATCCTGGTCGGGCATGCGGGAGAGGGCGCGGTCGATCTCTCCACGCACTCCGTCGCTCTCACCCCCACCGCCAAGGACGTGACCGCCACCCGTCGCCGCTACACCCTGGGCGACGGCGACGCCGACACGTTCACGTTCGTCCATGACCTCGCGGCGGTCGGGCAGCCCTTGCAGCATCACCTCTCGGCGACCCTGCGCCGCGCGGTCGGTCAGAGCACGCCGCCCACCTCGTCCTGGAACAGCTCCGTCCAGTAG